One region of Bosea sp. 29B genomic DNA includes:
- a CDS encoding indolepyruvate oxidoreductase subunit beta family protein produces the protein MPVSPAGLPAFDRPLSIAVLAMGGQGGGVLTDWIVAAAEHAGWIAQSTSVPGVAQRTGATIYYVEMLPPRDGRHPVLSLMPTPGDVDVVAAAEFMEAGRAMLRGLVTPDRTTLIASTHRSLAVSEKEKPGDGIASSEPVFEASDFAARHAIQFDMQALAERNGSVISAVMFGALAGSGVLPFPRETFEAAIREGGKGVEPSLRAFGAGFERASRPAETAPVPDTEAPPPVPTSVGVPQLDGLLMRIHGEFPETVRPMLFAGVKRLTDYQDVAYAGEYLDRMRDLLALDRRHGGEVAGYAFTDAAAKYLAVAMAYDDVIRVADLKTRASRFERIDKEIGKRDDQLLYMTEFMHPRMEEVIGTMPKGLGLWLEGKPGLVRLLDRAVNRGRRVKTGHVSWFLSLNLVAALRLARRRLLRHARETAHIEGWLTLATRIVAQDYPLAVEVLGCRRLIKGYSDTHARGESKFDRVLSAAPGLVGKPDSAGWLRRLRTAALADEQGEALAGALMTLEHAFEA, from the coding sequence ATGCCCGTAAGCCCTGCCGGTTTGCCAGCCTTCGACCGCCCCCTGTCGATCGCCGTGCTCGCCATGGGCGGCCAGGGCGGCGGTGTCCTGACCGACTGGATCGTTGCCGCAGCCGAACACGCCGGCTGGATCGCGCAATCGACCTCCGTGCCCGGCGTGGCCCAGCGGACCGGTGCGACAATCTACTATGTCGAAATGCTGCCGCCGCGCGACGGACGCCATCCCGTGCTCTCGCTGATGCCGACGCCAGGCGATGTCGATGTCGTGGCTGCCGCTGAATTCATGGAAGCCGGCCGCGCCATGCTGCGGGGCCTCGTCACGCCGGACCGGACGACGCTGATCGCCTCGACCCATCGCAGCCTGGCAGTGAGCGAGAAAGAAAAGCCTGGCGACGGCATCGCATCCTCCGAGCCGGTATTCGAAGCGTCTGATTTCGCCGCGCGCCATGCGATTCAGTTCGACATGCAGGCGCTGGCGGAGCGGAACGGCAGCGTGATCTCGGCCGTGATGTTCGGCGCACTGGCCGGGTCCGGCGTGCTGCCGTTCCCGCGCGAGACCTTCGAAGCCGCCATCCGCGAGGGCGGCAAGGGCGTCGAGCCCAGCCTGCGCGCCTTCGGCGCCGGCTTCGAGCGGGCCTCGCGTCCAGCCGAGACCGCTCCTGTGCCCGACACGGAAGCCCCGCCGCCTGTCCCGACGAGTGTCGGCGTGCCGCAGCTCGATGGCTTGCTGATGCGTATTCACGGCGAGTTTCCGGAGACCGTGCGGCCGATGCTGTTCGCCGGCGTCAAGCGCCTGACGGACTATCAGGACGTCGCCTATGCCGGCGAATATCTCGATCGGATGCGGGATTTGCTGGCGCTCGACCGCCGTCATGGTGGGGAGGTTGCAGGCTATGCCTTCACCGATGCCGCTGCAAAATATCTCGCCGTCGCCATGGCCTATGACGATGTCATCCGCGTCGCCGACCTCAAGACGCGGGCGTCGCGTTTCGAGCGCATCGACAAGGAGATCGGCAAGCGAGACGACCAATTGCTCTACATGACCGAGTTCATGCATCCGCGCATGGAGGAGGTCATCGGCACCATGCCGAAAGGGCTTGGCCTTTGGCTCGAAGGCAAGCCGGGCCTCGTCCGCCTGCTGGACCGCGCGGTCAATCGCGGCCGCCGCGTCAAGACGGGTCATGTCAGCTGGTTCCTCTCGCTCAATCTCGTCGCGGCGCTGCGCCTCGCGCGCCGGAGGCTGCTGCGCCATGCGCGCGAGACGGCTCATATCGAGGGGTGGCTAACCCTGGCGACGCGGATCGTCGCGCAGGATTATCCGCTCGCCGTGGAGGTCCTGGGCTGCCGGCGGCTGATAAAGGGCTATTCCGACACCCACGCGCGCGGCGAGTCGAAGTTCGACCGTGTCCTGTCGGCAGCGCCCGGCCTTGTCGGCAAGCCCGACAGCGCCGGCTGGCTGCGCCGCCTGCGCACCGCGGCATTGGCCGACGAGCAGGGCGAGGCATTGGCGGGCGCGCTCATGACGCTGGAGCACGCCTTCGAGGCGTGA
- a CDS encoding MarR family transcriptional regulator, producing the protein MFLRDISEDGYEADRSAKAQKDHALSIQKDLDDLRLGERSGGDQDHRGEVRLWLRLLACSTLIEAELRRQFRENFDFTLPRFDILAQLDREPGGLVQGELSKRLMVSQANVTPIIERLIADGFVTRSPSNLDRRIQIICLTIEGRQKFRRMAKKHNAWLADAMAGFPEEEIEEIGKKLALLKRALIANRSDPQR; encoded by the coding sequence ATGTTTTTGCGCGATATCAGCGAAGACGGATATGAGGCCGACCGATCGGCCAAAGCTCAAAAGGATCATGCATTGAGCATCCAAAAGGATCTGGACGATCTCCGCCTCGGCGAGCGGTCCGGCGGCGATCAGGATCACCGGGGCGAAGTGCGCCTCTGGCTGCGGCTGCTCGCTTGCTCGACCCTGATCGAAGCCGAATTGCGTCGGCAATTCAGGGAGAACTTCGACTTCACTTTGCCGCGCTTCGACATCCTGGCGCAGCTCGACCGCGAGCCCGGCGGTCTGGTGCAAGGTGAACTATCAAAGCGGCTGATGGTTTCGCAGGCCAATGTCACGCCGATCATCGAGCGCCTGATCGCCGACGGCTTCGTCACCCGCAGCCCCTCCAATCTGGATCGGCGCATCCAGATCATCTGCCTGACGATCGAAGGCCGGCAGAAATTCCGCCGCATGGCCAAAAAGCACAACGCCTGGCTGGCGGATGCGATGGCTGGATTCCCCGAAGAGGAAATCGAGGAGATCGGCAAGAAGCTTGCGTTGCTCAAGCGCGCATTGATCGCCAACAGGAGCGACCCGCAGCGTTAG
- a CDS encoding thioesterase family protein translates to MSRFVPLRSNDLSPAVWRHTLAIHFGHCDPAGIVYTPQYFHLFNTILEEWYGQALGISYYDLIGTRRTGLGYAHASADFAMPARMGETLEVAVVIEALGRSSVTLTLHAFKDGVECARGNFVTVVTSLVDHKAMPVPDDLRAAFEAYRQRCGAAEQPMRSAG, encoded by the coding sequence ATGTCGCGGTTCGTTCCCCTGCGGTCGAACGATCTCTCGCCAGCTGTCTGGCGTCATACTCTTGCGATCCATTTCGGCCATTGCGACCCGGCCGGCATCGTCTATACGCCGCAATATTTCCATCTGTTCAATACCATCCTCGAAGAGTGGTACGGGCAGGCGCTCGGCATCTCCTATTACGATTTGATCGGCACGCGTCGCACCGGCCTTGGCTATGCCCACGCCTCGGCCGATTTCGCGATGCCGGCCCGCATGGGCGAGACGCTGGAGGTCGCCGTCGTCATCGAGGCGCTCGGCCGCAGTTCCGTGACACTGACGCTGCACGCCTTCAAGGATGGGGTCGAATGCGCGCGGGGGAATTTCGTCACGGTCGTCACGTCGCTGGTCGATCACAAGGCCATGCCGGTCCCCGACGATCTGCGCGCGGCCTTCGAAGCCTACCGCCAACGCTGCGGCGCTGCAGAGCAGCCGATGCGCTCGGCGGGTTGA